Proteins from a single region of Punica granatum isolate Tunisia-2019 chromosome 8, ASM765513v2, whole genome shotgun sequence:
- the LOC116188248 gene encoding zinc finger CCCH domain-containing protein 20-like, with protein MMIGEVARSNPTVQIPPWDPYDDLTAGVHSPYSVPSPTGDYLAALHRYLPSNEPDSLEPEQADPELLNEFLCDHFRMYVFKVRRCARGRSHDWTECPYAHPGEKARRRDPRRFQYSGTACPDFRKGVCKKGDSCEFAHGVFECWLHPDRYRTQPCKDGPNCRRRVCFFAHSPDQLRILPQQPSPGSVESDYSSPGRLGPDTHHLTKPGSFLSSPTSILTSPPISPPSDSPPMSPSGLNSVSELVSSMRGLSFGKAKLSQRAHFASGFGPTRCSTLRPGSYMGNLMPSTPTRSGLGGGFDLLESPFKEEPAMERVESGRDIRAKIYAKLSRENSLDLVDAPGSGPDVGWVSELVK; from the exons ATGATGATCGGCGAAGTCGCTCGCTCGAATCCGACTGTCCAGATCCCGCCGTGGGATCCTTATGACGATCTGACGGCCGGAGTCCACTCGCCCTACTCGGTCCCCAGCCCCACGGGGGACTACCTCGCCGCGCTCCACCGCTACCTGCCCTCCAACGAGCCGGACTCTCTCGAGCCGGAGCAGGCCGACCCCGAGCTCCTGAACGAGTTCCTCTGTGACCACTTCCGCATGTACGTGTTCAAGGTGAGGCGGTGTGCGCGGGGGAGGTCCCATGACTGGACTGAATGCCCGTACGCCCATCCCGGCGAGAAGGCCCGCCGGAGGGACCCCCGCCGGTTCCAGTACTCCGGCACCGCGTGCCCTGATTTCCGCAAGG GTGTTTGTAAGAAGGGAGATTCATGTGAGTTTGCGCACGGGGTGTTCGAGTGCTGGCTACATCCCGATCGCTATCGTACCCAGCCCTGCAAGGACGGCCCCAACTGCCGCCGCCGTGTCTGCTTCTTTGCCCATTCGCCTGACCAGCTCAGGATTCTGCCTCAGCAGCCGAGCCCCGGCTCGGTGGAGTCGGACTACAGCTCCCCAGGACGACTTGGTCCCGATACCCACCACCTGACCAAACCTGGCTCCTTCCTATCCTCCCCCACCTCTATCCTGACCTCCCCACCTATATCCCCTCCCTCAGACTCCCCGCCCATGTCCCCAAGTGGGCTTAATTCCGTGAGCGAGCTGGTTTCCTCGATGAGGGGATTGAGCTTTGGGAAGGCTAAGTTAAGCCAAAGGGCCCACTTTGCGTCTGGGTTTGGGCCAACCCGGTGCTCGACCCTCCGCCCTGGATCTTACATGGGCAACCTCATGCCATCCACCCCAACGCGATCTGGTCTGGGCGGTGGGTTTGATCTCTTGGAGAGCCCCTTCAAGGAGGAGCCGGCAATGGAGAGGGTCGAGTCAGGGAGAGACATCAGGGCCAAGATTTACGCAAAGCTTAGCAGGGAGAACTCCCTCGATCTGGTGGACGCTCCTGGCTCTGGTCCTGATGTTGGGTGGGTGTCCGAGCTGGTGAAGTGA